A genomic region of Nostoc sp. UHCC 0702 contains the following coding sequences:
- a CDS encoding TonB-dependent siderophore receptor, with protein MKLRQILKISLLTSSVCVLVTNPAFGEEIQDASGQNIPNRSASLLVQSSGEVIEVTTVKVNATDNGVEIILETTKGDQLQVLNRSSGNSYIADIRNAQLRLPNNNTFRQQKPVAGITEITVTNQDANSIRVIVTGETSLPTVELFDSDEGLIFGFTGVASAATPAQPEQPAATTPQPEQPAATPAQPEQPAATTPQPEQPTSETEPEQPAAEADEPIELVVTGSQDSGYNAPDASTATRTDTPLLEIPQAIQVIPRQVIEDQRVQRVSDALRNVSGVTPNVSYSTPDTYTIRGFSADTNLRNGFRQDNFSAFTDTSTIERIEVLKGPASILYGQLEPGGIVNYITKQPLEEPYYSATFSVGSYSYYRPEIDISGPLTQDNTSLYRFIAAYENSGGFRDFAYRELYTFAPSLRVKLTDSTNLDLQYEYVNLNQPYDIGLLPTNQSLNIPIDFNYGEPSDRYDLFANRVNVALDHRFSENWRFRSGVSVQTVDTYRSNFQPVNFTEEFSEDNSLIERRYNRVDEHTRDYAWQNDLVGKFKTGSIAHELLLGFELSRTVNSYTFLINYDDVPALNFFNPVYGASIPTTFDDGFAQERDTNRVGLYVQDQVALLPNLKVLAGGRLDFVRFRDEFNGDIVNGAETTITRRYDDAFSPRIGILYQPIENLSLYTSYSRAFKPNTSDIDPAGSPLEPERGTQYEVGVKGEFLDGKLTATLAAYEITKTNVSTSVLGTDRSIAAGEVKSRGIELDIAGEISPGWNVIASYAHNDAYVTEDAVLPIGDRLVNAPRNSASLWTTYQIQRGNLKGLGFGAGLFFIGDREATLPNSITIPSYVRTDASIFYRQPNYEIGLNFKNLFDINYYDSRGYTLSPGAPFTVLGTVSIKF; from the coding sequence ATGAAACTGCGTCAAATCCTCAAAATTTCATTATTGACAAGTTCTGTTTGTGTATTGGTGACAAATCCTGCCTTTGGGGAGGAAATACAAGATGCATCAGGGCAGAACATACCAAACAGGAGTGCTTCTTTATTAGTACAGTCGTCGGGGGAAGTGATAGAAGTAACCACCGTCAAGGTGAATGCCACCGACAATGGTGTAGAAATCATTTTAGAAACCACCAAAGGGGATCAACTGCAAGTATTGAATCGCAGTTCGGGCAATAGCTACATCGCCGATATTCGTAACGCTCAACTACGTTTACCTAACAACAATACCTTTCGTCAACAAAAGCCAGTTGCAGGAATTACAGAAATAACCGTTACCAATCAAGATGCCAATAGTATTCGGGTGATAGTAACCGGTGAGACGAGTTTACCAACTGTTGAGTTGTTTGATAGTGATGAAGGTTTAATTTTTGGCTTCACAGGAGTTGCATCGGCTGCTACACCAGCACAACCAGAACAACCCGCTGCTACAACACCGCAACCAGAACAACCCGCTGCTACACCAGCACAACCAGAACAACCCGCTGCTACAACACCACAACCAGAACAACCAACAAGCGAAACAGAGCCAGAACAACCAGCAGCCGAAGCAGATGAACCCATTGAATTGGTAGTGACAGGTTCACAAGACTCAGGATATAACGCTCCTGATGCTAGTACTGCAACTAGAACTGATACTCCTCTTTTAGAGATTCCCCAAGCAATTCAGGTAATTCCTCGACAGGTGATTGAGGATCAACGAGTACAAAGGGTTTCAGATGCTTTACGTAATGTCAGTGGTGTAACTCCAAATGTAAGTTATTCTACTCCTGATACTTATACCATTCGCGGTTTTAGTGCTGATACCAACTTGAGAAATGGTTTTAGGCAGGATAATTTCAGTGCATTTACTGATACTTCTACCATAGAAAGAATTGAAGTTCTCAAAGGGCCAGCTTCAATATTATATGGTCAACTAGAACCTGGGGGTATTGTCAACTACATCACAAAACAACCACTGGAGGAACCTTATTATTCTGCAACATTTTCTGTAGGCAGTTATAGTTACTATCGCCCAGAAATTGATATTTCCGGGCCACTCACCCAAGACAACACTTCTTTATATCGCTTTATTGCTGCTTACGAAAACTCTGGTGGATTTCGAGATTTTGCCTATAGAGAGCTTTATACTTTCGCTCCCAGCTTAAGGGTGAAGTTAACTGATAGTACAAATTTAGATTTGCAGTATGAATACGTTAACCTCAATCAACCCTATGACATAGGTTTATTGCCAACCAATCAATCATTGAACATACCAATTGATTTCAACTATGGTGAACCAAGCGATCGCTATGACCTCTTTGCCAATCGGGTAAATGTTGCCTTGGATCATCGATTCAGTGAAAATTGGCGATTTCGCAGTGGGGTTTCTGTGCAAACTGTTGACACCTATCGTTCTAATTTTCAGCCAGTTAATTTTACAGAAGAATTTAGCGAAGATAATTCTTTGATTGAGAGAAGATACAACAGAGTAGATGAGCATACCAGAGATTATGCTTGGCAAAACGACTTAGTAGGGAAATTTAAAACTGGCTCAATTGCTCATGAATTACTATTAGGTTTTGAATTGAGCAGAACTGTTAATAGTTACACATTTCTCATAAACTATGATGACGTACCTGCACTTAATTTCTTCAATCCAGTATATGGAGCATCGATTCCAACTACTTTTGATGATGGTTTTGCACAAGAGAGAGATACAAATAGGGTAGGGCTTTATGTGCAAGACCAAGTAGCACTGCTACCGAATTTAAAGGTATTGGCGGGTGGCAGATTGGATTTTGTACGTTTCAGAGACGAATTTAATGGTGATATCGTCAATGGCGCTGAAACAACAATTACACGCCGTTATGATGATGCATTTTCACCACGAATTGGAATACTTTATCAACCAATCGAAAATCTGTCTCTTTATACTAGTTACAGTCGTGCTTTTAAACCGAATACATCTGACATAGATCCTGCTGGAAGTCCCTTAGAACCAGAACGTGGCACTCAATACGAGGTGGGAGTTAAAGGAGAGTTTCTCGATGGTAAGCTGACGGCGACATTAGCAGCTTATGAAATTACTAAGACTAACGTATCAACAAGCGTCTTGGGCACTGACAGGTCTATCGCAGCTGGAGAAGTCAAAAGTCGAGGCATTGAATTGGATATAGCTGGAGAAATATCGCCTGGTTGGAATGTGATAGCTTCTTATGCCCATAACGATGCTTATGTCACTGAGGATGCTGTCTTGCCAATAGGTGACAGATTGGTGAATGCACCAAGAAATAGTGCCAGTTTGTGGACAACCTACCAAATTCAAAGAGGCAATTTGAAAGGTTTAGGTTTTGGTGCAGGATTATTTTTTATAGGCGATCGCGAAGCGACTTTACCAAATAGCATCACAATTCCTTCATACGTCAGAACCGATGCCTCAATCTTTTACCGCCAACCAAACTATGAAATAGGACTAAATTTTAAAAACCTCTTTGATATCAACTACTACGATTCTCGAGGATACACCCTTTCTCCTGGCGCACCGTTCACAGTTTTGGGAACAGTCTCAATCAAGTTCTAA
- a CDS encoding PepSY domain-containing protein, whose protein sequence is MKSRKIRDIAFMLHRYIGLAVGLLIAFVGLTGSLLVFKPEIEQLLISQRVGRIVPQEQMVSIDTVMETVKAALMRSSLSQDIADRPNFVFYSLRLPDTVSSPYQAQFDANNKLVRLFIHPYTGEVINWHEADSSFERVILYLHYNLLLGKNGQILVGITGLLMFILSLTGIILWPGWRKLIAGFKIKWNAHPKRVNFDIHKVTGIIAAIFFACTAFTGFCWNFADWTYPAIYAATFTPQPEEPTSKLLANQQSLKLSQILEKSNQVFPDATTFSVTIPSKPEEAIYIRKRQAHEYLFYGESGVYIDQYSGEVLRVVDSQKFSLADHVFSTFHHLHYGTFWGLGSRIFYIFVGLIPTILFVTGIVMYRFRKKKTKQQDVITKSPIA, encoded by the coding sequence ATGAAATCGCGCAAAATCCGTGACATAGCCTTCATGCTGCATCGCTATATTGGTTTAGCTGTAGGATTATTAATAGCTTTTGTCGGTTTGACAGGTAGCCTTTTGGTATTCAAACCAGAGATAGAACAATTGCTGATTTCCCAGCGAGTTGGACGTATAGTGCCTCAAGAACAAATGGTTTCTATTGATACAGTCATGGAAACAGTTAAGGCTGCGTTGATGCGAAGCAGCTTGTCGCAAGACATCGCAGATCGTCCCAATTTCGTATTTTACTCACTCAGATTGCCTGATACGGTTTCTTCACCATACCAAGCACAGTTTGACGCTAACAATAAACTGGTTCGACTATTCATTCATCCTTACACTGGTGAAGTCATTAATTGGCATGAAGCTGATTCCAGCTTTGAAAGAGTGATTCTTTACCTGCACTATAATTTGTTGTTAGGTAAAAATGGTCAAATTTTAGTTGGGATTACAGGACTATTGATGTTCATCCTGTCCCTTACAGGAATAATATTATGGCCTGGTTGGCGCAAATTAATTGCTGGATTCAAAATTAAATGGAATGCTCATCCCAAACGGGTTAATTTTGATATTCACAAAGTAACGGGAATTATCGCAGCAATCTTTTTTGCTTGCACTGCTTTTACAGGTTTCTGCTGGAATTTTGCTGATTGGACATATCCTGCAATCTACGCAGCTACTTTTACTCCCCAGCCAGAAGAACCTACTTCCAAACTTCTTGCTAATCAACAATCTTTAAAGCTATCTCAAATATTAGAAAAATCTAATCAAGTATTTCCTGATGCAACCACGTTTTCAGTAACTATTCCCAGCAAACCTGAAGAAGCAATTTATATCCGTAAACGTCAAGCTCATGAATATCTATTTTATGGTGAAAGCGGGGTATATATAGACCAGTATAGTGGTGAAGTATTGCGCGTAGTTGATAGCCAAAAATTCTCACTGGCAGACCATGTATTTTCTACGTTTCATCATTTACACTATGGTACATTTTGGGGGCTAGGAAGCCGAATTTTCTACATTTTTGTTGGGCTGATTCCTACCATTCTATTTGTGACTGGTATTGTCATGTACAGGTTTCGTAAAAAGAAAACTAAACAACAAGATGTGATCACAAAGTCACCAATAGCTTAG
- a CDS encoding MFS transporter — protein sequence MQTFIIIWLGQMVSLIGSNMTAFAFSIWVWELTHQATALALFHLFAQIPQILITPIAGVIVDRINRKFVMIVGDTAGGIFTLIVLLLYLTDSLQLWHLYVAFAAKCTFEQFQELAYSASITTIVPKQKYSHASSLSFLASYGSLIIAPALAGLLYGVIGLVGILFIDVTSFLVAIVTVVRLDIPQPAIAQSIRPEPTNIIQDMSFGFKYMISQPSLLALLILTAIFWLIHGIGNSVYKPMILERSGNDAGVLGSLYAAAGVGGVLGVLLINICGGFKNRIKGILFGMIGTALGNIILGLGRTPVIWIPAQLYSSLNYPFLGSYTDAIWLAKVQPQLQGRVFAAKSMILLLTSALANLIGGPLADRVFEPAMMPQGSLAPIFSSIFGTGRGAGSALLYVISSVGLLLVALSGYAFPNLHDVQKNLPDQDIENTFKDM from the coding sequence ATGCAAACTTTTATTATCATCTGGCTGGGTCAGATGGTTTCTCTGATTGGCAGTAATATGACTGCCTTTGCTTTTTCTATATGGGTGTGGGAACTCACACATCAAGCTACAGCATTAGCTTTGTTTCATTTATTTGCACAAATACCACAAATTTTGATTACCCCGATCGCTGGCGTAATTGTAGATCGGATCAACCGTAAATTTGTCATGATCGTAGGAGACACAGCCGGTGGTATTTTCACTTTGATCGTTTTACTACTCTATTTAACTGATAGCCTACAATTATGGCATTTGTATGTAGCTTTTGCTGCCAAATGTACTTTTGAACAATTTCAAGAACTTGCCTATTCGGCATCAATAACTACAATAGTGCCTAAACAAAAATATAGCCATGCTAGTAGCTTGAGTTTCTTAGCCAGTTACGGATCATTGATTATTGCTCCTGCACTGGCTGGTCTCCTCTACGGTGTAATTGGACTTGTTGGTATTTTATTTATTGATGTCACTTCTTTTTTAGTTGCAATCGTAACAGTGGTACGACTAGATATTCCACAACCTGCGATCGCACAATCAATTAGACCAGAACCTACAAATATTATCCAGGATATGAGTTTTGGTTTTAAATACATGATCTCCCAACCTAGTTTGCTGGCTTTACTAATATTGACTGCAATATTTTGGTTGATTCATGGTATTGGTAATTCTGTTTACAAACCTATGATTCTAGAACGCTCTGGTAATGATGCTGGTGTTTTAGGTAGTTTATATGCGGCTGCTGGAGTTGGTGGTGTTCTTGGTGTTTTGCTGATCAATATATGTGGTGGCTTTAAAAATAGAATTAAAGGAATACTATTCGGTATGATAGGTACTGCCTTGGGCAACATCATACTTGGTTTAGGGCGTACACCTGTTATTTGGATTCCTGCCCAGTTATACTCATCTTTAAATTATCCATTCCTTGGTAGTTACACAGATGCTATCTGGCTAGCTAAAGTGCAACCACAATTACAAGGACGTGTTTTTGCTGCCAAGTCAATGATTCTTTTGCTAACCTCAGCATTAGCTAACTTAATTGGGGGGCCACTTGCAGACCGGGTTTTTGAGCCTGCTATGATGCCCCAAGGTAGTCTTGCACCCATATTTAGTAGTATATTCGGCACTGGCAGAGGTGCAGGTAGTGCCCTGTTGTATGTTATTTCTTCGGTTGGCTTGCTACTAGTTGCTTTGAGTGGATACGCTTTCCCCAACTTACATGATGTGCAAAAAAATCTACCAGACCAGGATATTGAAAATACTTTCAAAGACATGTAA
- a CDS encoding VWA domain-containing protein produces MMSDRDYTLIIDKSGSMSTPDQVGGRSRWEIAQESTLALARKAEQFDPDGITVYLFSGRFKRYDDVTSAKVAQIFLENDPAGTTNLAAVLQDALNNYFQRKAAGKTKPNGETILVITDGEPDDRKAVFEVIIQATRQMDRDEELGISIIQVGSDPQATKFLKALDDQLQGVGAKFDICDTVTLDDLEDMSLADVLKNAIVD; encoded by the coding sequence ATGATGAGCGATCGCGACTATACACTAATCATTGACAAAAGTGGCAGTATGTCCACTCCTGACCAAGTTGGTGGTAGAAGTAGATGGGAAATAGCCCAAGAGTCTACTCTGGCTTTAGCAAGGAAAGCCGAACAGTTTGACCCAGACGGTATCACTGTTTATCTCTTTTCTGGAAGATTTAAACGCTATGACGATGTGACTTCAGCTAAAGTCGCGCAGATATTTCTAGAAAATGACCCAGCTGGTACGACAAATTTAGCAGCTGTACTCCAAGATGCACTCAATAATTATTTTCAACGTAAAGCCGCAGGCAAAACCAAACCCAATGGTGAAACAATCTTAGTAATTACTGATGGCGAACCAGATGATCGCAAAGCCGTATTTGAGGTAATTATTCAAGCCACTCGCCAAATGGATCGAGATGAAGAATTGGGAATTTCCATTATTCAAGTAGGTTCCGACCCCCAAGCTACGAAGTTTCTCAAAGCTTTGGACGATCAGTTGCAAGGTGTCGGTGCTAAATTCGATATTTGCGATACTGTCACTTTAGATGACTTAGAAGACATGAGCCTCGCAGATGTATTAAAAAATGCGATTGTTGATTGA
- a CDS encoding VWA domain-containing protein, giving the protein MLENRDYTLIIDKSGSMATPDQKGGRTRWAAAQESTLALASKCEQFDQDGITVYVFSGRFKRYENVISSKVAQIFQENEPSGTTDLAAVLKHATDDYLQRKTAGQTKPNGETILVVTDGEPDDRKAVMRVIIEASRRIDRDEELAISFIQVGTDQQATRFLKVLDDELQSAGAKFDICDTITMDDMEDLTLSEVLLNAITD; this is encoded by the coding sequence ATGCTAGAAAACAGAGATTACACCTTAATTATTGATAAAAGTGGCAGCATGGCAACCCCAGACCAAAAGGGTGGTAGAACCAGATGGGCAGCAGCACAAGAATCGACTTTAGCCCTAGCTAGTAAGTGTGAGCAATTTGATCAAGATGGGATTACTGTTTATGTCTTTTCTGGAAGATTCAAACGCTATGAAAATGTCATATCTAGTAAGGTAGCACAAATTTTTCAAGAAAATGAACCTTCTGGAACTACTGATCTAGCAGCTGTTCTGAAACATGCAACTGATGATTACTTACAACGCAAAACTGCTGGTCAAACTAAGCCAAATGGTGAAACAATTTTAGTTGTTACAGATGGCGAACCCGACGATCGCAAAGCAGTCATGAGGGTAATTATTGAAGCTTCTCGTCGTATAGATAGAGATGAAGAACTCGCTATTTCATTTATTCAAGTTGGTACAGATCAACAAGCTACCCGCTTCCTGAAAGTTCTGGATGATGAACTGCAAAGCGCTGGAGCCAAATTTGATATCTGTGACACAATTACAATGGATGACATGGAAGATTTGACTTTATCAGAAGTGCTACTTAATGCCATTACTGACTAA
- a CDS encoding helix-turn-helix transcriptional regulator: MKAEAENNVRLTCEVETTLKVIGGRWKVLILRELLAGVKRFGELQRALPGITQKMLTQQLREMEEDGIVHREIYAQIPPKVEYSLTPLGSSLQPILYAMHEWAVQHLSQINRQHNS; the protein is encoded by the coding sequence ATGAAAGCTGAAGCAGAAAACAATGTTAGACTGACTTGTGAGGTTGAAACCACCTTAAAGGTGATTGGCGGACGCTGGAAGGTTTTAATTCTTAGAGAATTATTGGCAGGCGTAAAACGATTTGGTGAATTGCAGCGAGCTTTACCTGGAATTACGCAAAAGATGCTGACTCAACAACTCAGAGAAATGGAGGAAGATGGTATTGTACATCGAGAAATTTACGCTCAAATTCCTCCCAAGGTAGAATATTCGTTAACTCCCTTAGGATCAAGTTTGCAACCAATTCTCTATGCCATGCATGAATGGGCTGTGCAGCATCTATCTCAAATAAATCGTCAGCACAACAGTTAA
- a CDS encoding FMN-dependent NADH-azoreductase — MANILHIDSSPRGERSISRSLSYEFITSWKDTHPGDTVTYRDLGHNPVPHVDESWIAAAYTPPETHTPELAQAIKLSDDLVDEFLAAERYVFGVPMYNFSIPSTFKAYIDQIVRVGRTFAIDENGYQGLVDSSKKVLVITARGGAYAPGTPFAAYDFQEPYLRAIFAFIGLTDLTFIHGDSVSLGDEAREKSLAAAKDAIAQAVANW, encoded by the coding sequence ATGGCAAATATCCTCCACATTGATAGTAGTCCTCGTGGTGAACGTTCCATTTCGCGATCGCTCTCTTATGAATTCATCACATCCTGGAAAGATACTCATCCTGGCGATACAGTCACCTACCGAGATTTAGGACACAATCCTGTTCCCCATGTAGACGAATCATGGATTGCTGCTGCTTATACACCACCTGAAACACACACGCCCGAATTGGCTCAAGCAATTAAGCTATCTGATGATTTAGTTGACGAGTTTCTAGCAGCCGAACGCTATGTCTTTGGCGTGCCAATGTATAATTTTAGCATCCCCTCCACATTTAAAGCTTACATTGACCAAATTGTGCGTGTAGGTCGCACTTTTGCAATTGACGAGAACGGCTATCAGGGTTTAGTCGATAGCAGCAAAAAAGTACTGGTGATCACAGCGCGTGGAGGCGCTTATGCACCAGGAACCCCCTTTGCTGCTTATGATTTTCAAGAACCCTACCTCCGGGCTATTTTCGCTTTTATTGGTCTGACAGACCTTACCTTTATCCACGGTGATAGCGTCAGCTTAGGTGATGAGGCTCGTGAAAAATCTCTAGCCGCAGCTAAAGATGCGATCGCTCAAGCTGTAGCTAATTGGTAA
- a CDS encoding 2TM domain-containing protein — protein MTDFEPKSLRSYSQEDVQRILQLAIARQADDQDKEFSYEQLLEIATELEISPECLNLAERDWRSQQSGIQQRQAFDDYRIGRFKKRLGNYAIVNAGLMLVDFIGGSGLTWSLYILLFWGMAVGLDVWNTFQAKGEEYEMAFQKWYRKYQFKRTVNSVLNKWFKALQI, from the coding sequence ATGACGGACTTTGAACCTAAGAGCCTCCGTTCCTATAGCCAAGAAGATGTGCAGCGAATTCTTCAGTTAGCGATCGCCCGTCAAGCTGACGACCAAGACAAAGAATTCTCTTATGAGCAATTGCTGGAAATTGCTACTGAGTTAGAAATATCTCCTGAATGCTTAAATTTAGCAGAACGCGACTGGCGATCGCAACAAAGCGGCATCCAACAACGGCAAGCCTTTGATGACTACCGTATAGGACGTTTTAAAAAGCGCTTAGGCAATTATGCAATTGTCAATGCTGGTTTAATGCTGGTGGATTTTATCGGTGGCAGCGGTCTTACTTGGTCACTATATATTTTGCTATTCTGGGGTATGGCAGTAGGACTTGATGTTTGGAATACCTTTCAAGCTAAAGGTGAAGAGTATGAAATGGCTTTTCAAAAATGGTATCGCAAATATCAGTTTAAACGTACAGTGAATAGTGTTTTGAATAAGTGGTTTAAAGCATTGCAGATTTAG
- a CDS encoding helix-turn-helix transcriptional regulator, producing MTKTLRNALAAPHIFPFEPDPQLEYSPEGIKRLSMLIQATLKIRKWSVRKFAETANIAPSTASKYINGKVIKPEEKILKAITPLIYKAFAFTDKVYVDTNITYSDWLELAHIATKNFKQGCYMTLEEMIASAMKKNNLSQDQIEIELLKMQEAETVTIDINRFQEIQEGRVRNITEDELRQIRLLVDLEETAYSETEWILAFLESQPKTNPAYDWQGEKLDKLNGTK from the coding sequence GTGACGAAAACGCTGAGAAACGCCCTAGCAGCGCCACATATATTTCCATTTGAGCCAGACCCTCAACTTGAATACTCCCCAGAGGGTATAAAGCGTTTAAGCATGTTAATCCAAGCAACGCTAAAAATTAGGAAATGGTCGGTGAGAAAGTTTGCTGAAACAGCAAACATTGCTCCATCTACAGCTAGCAAATATATAAACGGCAAAGTTATTAAACCAGAAGAAAAAATACTTAAAGCCATAACACCACTAATTTATAAAGCATTTGCATTTACAGACAAGGTTTATGTAGACACAAACATTACCTATAGCGATTGGCTGGAACTTGCTCACATAGCTACCAAGAACTTCAAGCAGGGATGCTATATGACCTTAGAAGAAATGATTGCATCTGCTATGAAAAAGAATAATTTGTCACAAGACCAGATAGAGATAGAGTTATTAAAAATGCAAGAAGCTGAAACAGTGACTATAGATATTAATAGATTCCAAGAAATTCAAGAAGGACGAGTTAGAAATATTACTGAAGATGAGCTTAGGCAAATTAGACTTTTAGTGGATTTAGAGGAAACAGCCTATTCTGAAACTGAATGGATCTTAGCTTTTCTTGAATCACAGCCAAAAACAAACCCTGCCTATGATTGGCAGGGCGAAAAATTAGATAAATTAAACGGAACTAAATAA
- a CDS encoding transposase, whose product MWLSTSELTGLPGMPKTIQNVRKKAHREGWQNRDRKQVGGGKEYHISSLPPETQEHLLATTAQTPQPQPAEETPAIASLPQPRKKGNKEDRIDAKLDILRQLETYCQQHQLQKIKGQHAFIAAYNSGQIAVDVATKQVMPSISPSSVQRWLKTLKTQSVDALGGRYGNRAGESKIEASPALRNFVIGILAEYPHASYRHIMKAICGRFEQELIPSQRTLDRWISKWKEENKELLTSIANPDRWKSKNMISLGSYSDGVDAINQLWEIDSTPADIMLEDGRHTLIGCIDVYSRRTKLLVVPRSKAVAIATLLRQCILDWGVPEVIKTDNGKDYTARHLQRLFANLDIKHRLCQPFQPWQKPHIERFFRTFAHDLVELLPGYIGHNGMALRKALSYV is encoded by the coding sequence ATGTGGTTGTCTACTTCAGAGTTAACTGGTTTGCCAGGAATGCCGAAAACAATACAGAATGTCAGAAAAAAAGCCCATCGTGAGGGCTGGCAAAATCGAGATCGCAAGCAAGTTGGCGGCGGCAAAGAATACCATATCTCCTCTCTCCCACCAGAAACACAAGAACATCTACTAGCTACGACCGCCCAAACACCGCAGCCGCAGCCAGCAGAAGAAACACCCGCGATCGCCTCCTTACCGCAGCCGCGAAAAAAAGGAAACAAAGAAGACAGAATAGATGCCAAACTGGACATCCTCAGACAACTAGAAACCTACTGCCAACAACATCAACTGCAAAAAATAAAAGGCCAACACGCCTTCATCGCCGCCTACAACAGCGGACAAATAGCAGTTGATGTTGCAACCAAACAGGTGATGCCCAGCATCTCCCCCAGTTCGGTGCAAAGGTGGCTGAAAACCCTCAAAACTCAGAGCGTAGACGCTCTCGGAGGCAGATACGGCAACCGCGCGGGTGAAAGCAAAATCGAAGCCTCACCAGCATTACGCAACTTCGTTATCGGCATCCTCGCAGAATACCCCCATGCCAGTTACCGCCACATCATGAAAGCAATCTGTGGACGCTTCGAGCAAGAACTCATTCCCTCACAGCGCACCTTAGACAGGTGGATTAGCAAATGGAAGGAAGAAAACAAAGAACTTCTGACATCCATAGCCAACCCTGATAGGTGGAAATCGAAAAACATGATTTCCCTTGGTAGCTATTCAGACGGCGTAGACGCTATCAATCAGCTATGGGAAATAGATTCCACCCCAGCCGACATCATGCTAGAGGATGGGCGACACACCTTAATAGGCTGCATTGACGTTTACAGTCGCCGAACTAAATTACTAGTAGTACCACGCTCCAAAGCCGTAGCTATTGCTACCCTTTTGAGGCAATGCATCCTAGATTGGGGCGTACCAGAAGTAATCAAAACCGATAACGGCAAAGATTACACAGCCAGGCACTTACAACGCCTATTCGCCAACTTAGACATTAAACATAGACTCTGCCAGCCCTTCCAACCTTGGCAGAAACCGCACATCGAGCGCTTCTTTAGAACCTTTGCCCATGACCTAGTAGAACTACTACCCGGATACATTGGGCATAACGGAATGGCACTAAGAAAAGCTCTAAGCTATGTATAA